TTGAGCCGGAAGACGGACCCGCATTGCCAGAGGATACTGAAATGGAAGCGTATCTGAAAGAAAGCTATCAAATCAGCGAAGCGGAACAGGCTCGACTCATGCGGCGCATCCGCCATTCACGCGCACAAAATCAAGGTACACCGTGGCCCGTNNNNNNNNNNNNNNNNNNNNNNNNNNNNNNNNNNNNNNNNNNNNNNNNNNNNNNNNNNNNNNNNNNNNNNNNNNNNNNNNNNNNNNNNNNNNNNNNNNNNNNNNNNNNNNCTTTCGTTGGTGCGGGGGATTCTCGGCGAAGATTGTGTGCTCGCCGACTGTAGCGCGACTAGTATCGGACCCCACACCGATGAGGGTGGGGCATGGCATGTAGATGTTCCGCTCGGTCAGTTGCCTGAACCTTTGCCGGACTTCCCGTTGACCATCCAGAATGCTTGGATGCTCGATGCGTTCACAACGACCAACGGGGCGACGCAGATTGTTCCTAACAGCCATCGCACTCGCAGAAAGCCTGTATGGGGCGGACAGCGGGAGGATGGGAAGATACTGACGGGATCTGCCGGCTCGGTCGCTATCTGGCTCTCAAATACATGGCATCGATCGGGACCCAACGCAACAGACAACCCCCGTCGGGCAATCCTCTGCTATTACTCTCGCTCATGGATTAAACCGTTCACCGATTATACATCACTAGCCCCGGAGATCGCGCAAACCTTCTCACCGGAACTGCGGTATCTTCTCGGATATTCGGCGAACCCTCCTATACGAGGGTAGACGGAATTTTTTATCTGCATTATTCCAAATTTCATCAACTTCCAAAACTATAAATTTACTGCAATGAGGAGATATTATAATGATCCGCGAAACAATCCAAAAAGTTGTCGATGGACACGACTTAACGGAGCGTGAAACTGTTGACACCATGAACGAAATAATGAGCGGTGAAGCGACGCCTGCGCAAGTTGCTTCTTTCATTACCGCTCTCCGAATCAAAGGCGAGACGATTGAAGAAATTACCGGTGCCGCACGCGTTATGCGAGAAAAGTCGACAAAGATCCACACCAAACATCCTTTTGCTGTTGATACTTGCGGTACAGGCGGAGATGGCTCACACTCATTCAACATCTCAACGACCGCGGCATTTGTTGTGGCAGGAGCAGAGATTCCAGTGGCAAAGCACGGTAACCGAGCGGCTTCGAGCCAAAGTGGTAGTGCGGACGTTCTTAAAGCGTTGGGCGTAAATATCGAAATCGGACCAGAGCAGGTTGGGGCGTGTATTGATGATGTGGGAATCGGTTTTCTCTTTGCTGTTACGTTGCACGGTGCGATGAAATATGCGATTGGACCCCGCCGAGAAATCGGTATCCGTACAATTTTCAATGCGCTCGGTCCGCTCACGAACCCCGCCGGTGCTCGAGCACAGGTCCTTGGGGTCTACGCACCAACGCTGACGGAGCCCTTGGCGAATGTCCTCAAAAATCTTGGCAGCCATCGTGCGTTCGTTGTACATGGAGGAGATGGCTTGGACGAGATTACAACAACAACGACGACGCAGGTTTCGGAGTTGGCAGATGGCGAGGTCAATACATACACGCTTGATCCGAGGGGATTGGGTATCCCAACAGCACAACCCAGCGACCTCAAAGGAGGAACACCGGAAGAAAATGCAGAAATGACGTTGAGCGTCCTCAGAGGCGAAAAGAGCCCCAAACGGGACATCGTGTTGCTCAATGCAGCGGCGGCAATTGTGGCGGGTGGTAAGACTGCGGATATAGCAGCAGGACTCGCAGCGGCAGCAGAATCTATCGATTCCGGGCGGGCGTTGGAGAAATTGGAAGGGTTAAAGGCGAAATCAAACCAGGTATTTTAACCTTGAGCGGCATCTGATTTTCTGCAAATAGAAATTTGCTGAAACGAGGAGATATTACAGTGATCCGCGAAACAATCCAAAAAGTTGTCGATGGACACGACTTAACGGAGCGTGAAACCGTTGATACTATGAACGAAATAATGAGCAGCGAAGCGACGTCAGCGCAAGTTGCTTCGTTCATCACTGCTCTCCGAATTAAGGGCGAAACGATTGAAGAAATCACCGGTGCGGCGCGTGTGATGCGCGAAAAATCGACGAAGGTTCACACCAAACACCCCTTTGTTGTTGATACTTCTGGCACGGGCGGGGATGGAGCACATACGTTCAATATTTCAACAACCGCCGCATTTGTTGTGGCGGGAACGGGGATTCCCGTGGCAAAACATGGTAACCGAGCCATTTCGAGCCGGAGCGGAGCCGCCGACGTTCTCAAAGCGTTGGGCGTAAACATCGAAATCGGACCAGAACAGATTGGGGCGTGTATTGATGATGTAGGCATCGGCTTTCTCTTTACAATTACATTGCACAGCGCGATGAAATATGCGATTGCCCCCCGCCAAGAAGTCGGTATCCGCACAATTTTCAACGCGCTCGGTCCACTCACGAATCCTGCCGGGGCGCAGGCACAAGTCCTTGGTGTTTACGCACTAACACTGACGGAGCCTCTAGCACATGTCCTCAAGAATTTTGGAGCCCAGTGCGCGTTTGTTGTGCATGGCAGAGACGGTTTGGACGAGATCACAACGACGACAACGACTCAGGTTTCGGAGTTGGTAGATGGTGAGGTGAATACTTACACGCTTGATCCGACGGAATTGGGTATCCCAACTGTACAACCCAGCGACCTCAAAGGTGGAACGCCAGAAGAAAACGCGGAAATGACGTTGAGCGTCTTGAGAGGTGAAAAGGGCCCCAAACGGGACATAGTGTTGCTTAACGCAGCGGCGGCGATTGTTGCGGGTGGTAAGGCTGAAGACATAACAGCGGGACTCGCAGTAGCAGCTGAATCTATTGATTCAGGGTGGGCGTTGGAGAAATTGGAAGGGTTGAAGGCAAAATCGAATGAGGCACTTTAACCTTGAGTGGCGTCTGATTTTCTGCTAGAATCTCAGCGTTGCCTTCTATCGCTAGTATTATAGTAACCTAAGTTGCTAGTTATTAAAAATCCATCAGCACCTGTAGGTCGAGATTCACATCTCGACACCAAACCGTCGATTTTGGAGGATTAGGGGTTGTTGGTTTGAATATGCCGACAACTAGCAACTTGTGTTATAGTATGTTCTAAAAGTAGAATAAACAACGGAGGAATCAAATGGCTCAGTTATCTAAAGCAACTCTCGGACGGACGGGACTTGACGTAACTCGCTTGAGTTACGGTGCGATGGAGATCCGGTCGGAGTGGGCTGGCAACGACGAGCGTCCACTGACCGAAACACAGGCGGAAACTGTCCTCAATGCACTATTAGATGCCGGAATCAACTTCATTGATACCGCCGATTGCTACGGTCGCAGTGAAGAGTATATCGGCAGATTTATCTCCCATCGACGCGATGAATACTACTTGGCGAGCAAGTGTGGCTGCCACCCAGATCACGGACAAAAGCACTTAGGATGGGTTGGCAAAATTTGGACGAAGGAAAATGTCCACCGCGGCGTGGATGAAAGCCTGCGGCGATTGAAAACTGACTATCTTGATGTGATGCAATTCCACGGCGCAACGGTAGAAGATTGCGAAAAAGGGCACGTGATAGATGCCTTGAACGAAGCGCGAGAACAGGGCAAGGTGCGCTGGATCGGGACATCGTCTGCCCTTGAACATAAACCGACCTTTCTTGAGTGGGGTTCGTTTGATGTGTTTCAGCTTGGATATTCCGCGCTTGACCGCACCACTGAAAATTTTATCGCTGAGGCAGCGGACGCGGGGACTGGGATGATTATCCGGGGCGGCGTTGCACAGGGTGAACCGGGAGAAGGCAGAGGGAGTGCTGACAGATGGCAGCAGGCATTCGACAAGGCAAAGTTAGACGAGCTGCGCGATGAAGATGAAAGCCGTACTGCATTCATTTTACGTTTTACCCTGAGCCATCCACACGTTCATACGACCATCGTGGGAACGCGGAACGTCGACCACCTGCTTGAGAATGTACAAACCGCTGAACGCGGTCCGTTGCCACCAGATGTTTACGCAGAGGCAAAGCGCCGCCTTGATGCAATCGGGCTGACGCCGACGGATTCACTCGCAAATGTGTAGTTATCTAAGTGATCAGTTGCAATCAACCATCAGGGCAAACCGTAGTTGAAGCAAGAAGTTCCGCGTGGAATCTGAACGAGATCGGTATGAGTTACAGCAATTTGTGATGAATTCAAATCAGAATAAAGATAGGATTTACGCAGTTGGACGCTCAACACCTCGTAGTTCGGCGATTCATCGCCGGAGATAACAACTCCTGATGCCCGATAAATCAGCCAACTACAGTAAGGACTCCATCAAGGCATTCGTAGGGAACAACGATCGTTGTTCCCTACCGAAATGCGTAAGTCCTGTAAAGGATAAAACCGTAGGAGTAAGACAATCGTAATGACTAACAATTTCGGTAGCGAAGTCTACAAAAGGCTCGGCGTGCGACCGCTTATTAACGCCGGGGGAACGCAGACGCTTTGGGGAGGTTCGACGCTTTCCCCTGAAGTTCTAACTATGTGGAGATGGAGGAACTTCTAGACAAAGCGGGTGAGCACACCGCAAAACTGATGGGCGTTGAGGCAGCCTACATAACCTCTGGTTGCTTTGCCGCGCTTGCCCTGAGCACCGCCGCCTGTATGACCGGGAGAGATCGCCAGAAGATCAGTCAAATCCCGGAGATCGTTGGCATTAAGCACGAGGTACTCATCCAAGCGAAACATCGCAACAGCTACGACCGAGAATATCCTGTGCCCGGCGGGGTGCTTGTGGAGGTGGGAGACGCAGACAGCTGCACCGTTGATGCGTTGGAAGAAGCGATAGGCCCCAACACCGCAGCAGTTGCTTACCTTGCTAGAAGGGATAGTGACAGCTCGATTCTACCGTTGGCAGATGTGGTCAAAACGGCTCACGCCCACGGTGTACCCGTCATCGTTGATGCTGCGACCCATATCTATCCCGTAGACTACTTCCGAGGGCTTGCACAGTCGGCGGATTTGGTATGCTTTAGCGGCAAATACTTCAATGCCCCGCCTGCGGTTGGGATTGCATGCGGCAAAAAGGAATTGATGGAGGCCGTAGCGGATCACGGTTATATCGGCTTCTACAACCCTGATGGGCGTTCATTTGGGAGAGGGTTTAAGATAGGTCGTCACGATGTAATCGGACTGGTGGCGGCACTGGAGTGGTGGCTGAACGCAGATCATGACGAACGTCATGCGAAGGATGAGGCGAGGCTCGCTAGTATGCAGCAGGCATTGGAAGGTGTTGCGGGGGTTGGGGAGATGGAGATAGTGCACGTCGCTACACATACCGGATCCACTCTACAAGTTGGCATTGATTCAGAAGTTTCGGGAAAGGACGCGAGGCAGGTCGTGGCTGAGCTTGACGCAGGCGAGCCTCGTATCAGGGTGGGCGGGGGTGAGGATAGCATCACGATTCACGCCCATCCCCTGAACGAAGGTGAGGAAGAAATCATCATCGATCGGTTGAAGGCTGTGCTCACCAGCTAAATCGGCTCAGTTTCCGTCGATCTGCTCTTGTTAGTAATAACGTATTCAGGGGGTGTACTGAGTATATCTGACTGTTTTAGGCTTTTTTCTTTTTAATATTGGAGGATCACCATCAATGATGCTAGGTGCACATGTTTCCGCCGCTGGCGGTTTGCACAATTCAATTCGGAACGGGGAAAAGTTGGAATGTGAAGCCATCCAGATTTTCCTGAAAAATCCAAACCGCTGGGTCGGCAAAGAGCCTGGCGAATCGGATATAGAACAATTTCGGGAGGCGTGGGAGGCGTCTGACATCGTTCGCGAAGGGCTTGTCCACGACATCCATCTCACCAACCTCGCCTCTCCCAAACAGAATGTCCTTGGAAACTCTCGTGAACAGTTTCTTTCTCAAATTGAGCTCGCGGATGCCTGTGGGATTCGGTATATTGTGACCCATCTCGGATCACATCTGGACGCCGGCGAAGCGGAAGGGTTGAAGGTATTGAGCGATAGCCTGAATGAAATCTTTGAACAAACGGCGGGCGGCAGCGTCATTGTCTTGTTAGAGACAACGGCGGGACAAGGGACAAATCTGGGATACTGCTTTGAGCACCTGCGTAAGATTATTGATGACTCGAAATGTCCGGAAAGGTTAGGAGTTTGCTTCGATACCTGTCACGTCTTCGCGGCGGGATACGATTTACGGACGGAGGACGACTATCATCAAACATTTGATCAATTTGACCAAATTGTCGGCTTGGATCGGTTGCTGGCGTTCCATCTCAACGATGCGAAATCGCAGTACGGCAGCCGGGTTGATCGCCACGAACACATCGGTGAAGGCAACATTGGGAT
The window above is part of the Candidatus Poribacteria bacterium genome. Proteins encoded here:
- the trpD gene encoding anthranilate phosphoribosyltransferase is translated as MRETIQKVVDGHDLTERETVDTMNEIMSSEATSAQVASFITALRIKGETIEEITGAARVMREKSTKVHTKHPFVVDTSGTGGDGAHTFNISTTAAFVVAGTGIPVAKHGNRAISSRSGAADVLKALGVNIEIGPEQIGACIDDVGIGFLFTITLHSAMKYAIAPRQEVGIRTIFNALGPLTNPAGAQAQVLGVYALTLTEPLAHVLKNFGAQCAFVVHGRDGLDEITTTTTTQVSELVDGEVNTYTLDPTELGIPTVQPSDLKGGTPEENAEMTLSVLRGEKGPKRDIVLLNAAAAIVAGGKAEDITAGLAVAAESIDSGWALEKLEGLKAKSNEAL
- a CDS encoding deoxyribonuclease IV, with amino-acid sequence MMLGAHVSAAGGLHNSIRNGEKLECEAIQIFLKNPNRWVGKEPGESDIEQFREAWEASDIVREGLVHDIHLTNLASPKQNVLGNSREQFLSQIELADACGIRYIVTHLGSHLDAGEAEGLKVLSDSLNEIFEQTAGGSVIVLLETTAGQGTNLGYCFEHLRKIIDDSKCPERLGVCFDTCHVFAAGYDLRTEDDYHQTFDQFDQIVGLDRLLAFHLNDAKSQYGSRVDRHEHIGEGNIGITPFQLLANDPRFENTPMVIETPKMETMHATNLAVLRGLVKA
- a CDS encoding aminotransferase class V-fold PLP-dependent enzyme, whose translation is MEELLDKAGEHTAKLMGVEAAYITSGCFAALALSTAACMTGRDRQKISQIPEIVGIKHEVLIQAKHRNSYDREYPVPGGVLVEVGDADSCTVDALEEAIGPNTAAVAYLARRDSDSSILPLADVVKTAHAHGVPVIVDAATHIYPVDYFRGLAQSADLVCFSGKYFNAPPAVGIACGKKELMEAVADHGYIGFYNPDGRSFGRGFKIGRHDVIGLVAALEWWLNADHDERHAKDEARLASMQQALEGVAGVGEMEIVHVATHTGSTLQVGIDSEVSGKDARQVVAELDAGEPRIRVGGGEDSITIHAHPLNEGEEEIIIDRLKAVLTS
- a CDS encoding phytanoyl-CoA dioxygenase family protein, producing LSLVRGILGEDCVLADCSATSIGPHTDEGGAWHVDVPLGQLPEPLPDFPLTIQNAWMLDAFTTTNGATQIVPNSHRTRRKPVWGGQREDGKILTGSAGSVAIWLSNTWHRSGPNATDNPRRAILCYYSRSWIKPFTDYTSLAPEIAQTFSPELRYLLGYSANPPIRG
- a CDS encoding aldo/keto reductase; amino-acid sequence: MAQLSKATLGRTGLDVTRLSYGAMEIRSEWAGNDERPLTETQAETVLNALLDAGINFIDTADCYGRSEEYIGRFISHRRDEYYLASKCGCHPDHGQKHLGWVGKIWTKENVHRGVDESLRRLKTDYLDVMQFHGATVEDCEKGHVIDALNEAREQGKVRWIGTSSALEHKPTFLEWGSFDVFQLGYSALDRTTENFIAEAADAGTGMIIRGGVAQGEPGEGRGSADRWQQAFDKAKLDELRDEDESRTAFILRFTLSHPHVHTTIVGTRNVDHLLENVQTAERGPLPPDVYAEAKRRLDAIGLTPTDSLANV
- the trpD gene encoding anthranilate phosphoribosyltransferase; the protein is MIRETIQKVVDGHDLTERETVDTMNEIMSGEATPAQVASFITALRIKGETIEEITGAARVMREKSTKIHTKHPFAVDTCGTGGDGSHSFNISTTAAFVVAGAEIPVAKHGNRAASSQSGSADVLKALGVNIEIGPEQVGACIDDVGIGFLFAVTLHGAMKYAIGPRREIGIRTIFNALGPLTNPAGARAQVLGVYAPTLTEPLANVLKNLGSHRAFVVHGGDGLDEITTTTTTQVSELADGEVNTYTLDPRGLGIPTAQPSDLKGGTPEENAEMTLSVLRGEKSPKRDIVLLNAAAAIVAGGKTADIAAGLAAAAESIDSGRALEKLEGLKAKSNQVF